The following are encoded together in the Robertmurraya sp. FSL R5-0851 genome:
- the rlmD gene encoding 23S rRNA (uracil(1939)-C(5))-methyltransferase RlmD, giving the protein MKQEQSVRITEKQTFPLTIKRLGINGEGVGYFKKQVVFVPGALPGEEVVVEATKIQPKFAEARIKKIRKKSEHRVAPPCPVYEECGGCQLQHLDYRQQLVEKRDIVKQSLERHTKLNVEKLDIRDTLGMENPWNYRNKSQFQVGQRDGKLLAGLYGINSHKLVDIQHCAVQHSATNKATSTVKKILQDLKVSVYNEKTRKGVVRTIVARIGVKTEELQIVLITSQRELPHKDEIVASIKQALPEVTSIVQNVNGQKTSLIFGDETRLLEGREFIQETLGELEFELSARTFFQLNPEQTVNLYNEVKEAAGLTGVEKVVDAYCGVGTIGLWLADGADEIRGMDVIADSIEDAEKNAERHGISHATYVVGKAEQVLPKWAKEGWKPDVLVVDPPRTGLDQQLLNTILKVKPKKIVYVSCNPSTLAKDISVLVSKYKVGYIQPVDMFPQTSHIESVTSLILKG; this is encoded by the coding sequence GCAAGTCGTCTTCGTACCAGGTGCACTGCCAGGTGAAGAGGTAGTTGTAGAAGCAACAAAAATTCAACCGAAATTCGCTGAAGCACGCATCAAAAAGATCCGTAAGAAATCAGAACATCGTGTTGCACCACCATGTCCTGTGTACGAGGAATGTGGAGGCTGTCAGCTCCAGCATCTCGACTATCGTCAACAGCTTGTGGAAAAAAGGGATATCGTGAAACAATCGCTGGAGCGCCATACCAAGCTAAATGTAGAAAAGTTAGATATCCGTGACACACTTGGCATGGAGAACCCATGGAACTACCGAAACAAAAGCCAGTTTCAGGTGGGGCAGCGTGACGGAAAGCTACTAGCCGGATTATATGGGATCAACTCACACAAGCTTGTTGATATTCAACATTGTGCGGTTCAGCATTCTGCTACAAACAAGGCAACATCAACGGTGAAAAAGATTTTACAAGACCTTAAAGTGTCTGTATATAATGAGAAAACTCGCAAAGGTGTCGTACGTACCATTGTTGCACGAATTGGTGTGAAAACAGAGGAACTACAAATCGTATTAATTACAAGTCAACGTGAGCTTCCTCATAAAGACGAAATCGTCGCTAGCATCAAGCAGGCCTTACCAGAAGTTACATCCATTGTGCAAAACGTAAACGGTCAAAAAACATCTCTTATCTTTGGTGATGAAACTAGACTATTGGAAGGAAGAGAGTTCATCCAAGAAACACTTGGAGAACTCGAGTTTGAGCTTTCAGCAAGAACGTTCTTCCAGCTAAATCCGGAGCAAACCGTGAACCTTTACAATGAGGTAAAAGAAGCAGCGGGACTAACAGGTGTGGAAAAAGTTGTGGATGCCTACTGTGGAGTGGGAACGATCGGTCTTTGGTTAGCAGATGGAGCAGATGAAATCCGTGGAATGGATGTGATTGCGGATTCGATTGAAGATGCAGAAAAAAATGCCGAGAGACATGGAATCAGTCACGCTACTTATGTGGTCGGTAAAGCCGAACAAGTCCTACCAAAGTGGGCGAAAGAAGGATGGAAACCGGATGTACTTGTAGTTGATCCACCAAGAACAGGCTTGGATCAACAGCTATTAAACACAATTTTAAAAGTAAAGCCAAAGAAAATTGTGTATGTTTCATGTAATCCATCCACACTCGCAAAGGATATCTCCGTGTTGGTTTCTAAATATAAGGTTGGATATATTCAACCTGTGGATATGTTCCCACAAACAAGTCATATTGAAAGTGTTACTAGTTTAATTTTAAAGGGATAA
- a CDS encoding DUF1456 family protein, with the protein MNNNDILIRLRYALDIKNVDMVEIFKLGGVEVTKDEVLKILTKINEEEEDNEDVIICDDQMFDAFLNGFIIFKRGKQEPKPGQPERQAPSLKESSNNLLLKKLKIALSLTSEDMLQILEDAGVRITKGELSALLRKVGHKNYKFCGDRYARNFLKGLAIRYRG; encoded by the coding sequence ATGAATAATAACGATATATTAATCAGATTAAGATACGCTTTAGATATTAAAAATGTAGACATGGTAGAAATCTTTAAACTTGGTGGAGTTGAGGTAACCAAAGATGAGGTATTAAAGATCCTCACGAAAATAAATGAAGAAGAAGAGGATAATGAGGATGTGATCATCTGTGATGATCAGATGTTCGATGCCTTTTTAAACGGCTTTATTATTTTTAAAAGAGGAAAGCAAGAACCAAAACCAGGTCAACCTGAAAGACAGGCTCCATCTCTAAAGGAAAGCTCAAATAATCTTCTATTAAAAAAGCTGAAAATCGCTTTGTCATTAACAAGTGAAGACATGCTTCAAATCTTAGAAGATGCAGGAGTTCGTATCACCAAAGGAGAACTAAGCGCCTTATTAAGAAAAGTGGGTCATAAAAACTATAAGTTCTGTGGAGATCGTTATGCTCGAAATTTCTTGAAAGGGTTAGCTATTAGATATAGAGGATAG
- a CDS encoding helix-turn-helix domain-containing protein — protein sequence MKIVIAERDNHERVAIEWLISTYSIPINNVLVTKTVKETMAILEKELPEILYLELDMIPAEHWSLITRYVKTFSPKIITVTAEATFERAKQAIELGSVDLLVKPLDPVKIKQCLKMALSLVVQRETMDVFSSKKEEGYSYQSIFLDQEQNNGEIALMLLHTENSKKLADLQQFLTYFPFSEPPTILPLTDMVVCLFKNPPQHIKEEAWKVLREWEAFNIEPIAAVIIPPNTEMKSVHDMYLEARRLLEMTFFIGYRQVILPKEEYKSWYEMDPFLTSAEQREWVEMLNSFDKKKIKEWMHQEFLNMETPFPNPEKLRTRLTSILAQVRRFMKTYELEQGEMEEYYLKIFSEILYNRVLYRVVQEMLLFLYELLDRSKNGDVFSKKDVVERGLLYIEKHYIDPDLTLENVAEAVGRSTAYYSHLIMKRQGMSFRQLLANKRINEAKRLLNSSELSIKEIANQVGFRNPSYFTRLFKEMTSMSPRDYRLHMREGME from the coding sequence ATGAAAATAGTAATTGCTGAACGGGATAATCATGAGAGAGTGGCGATAGAATGGCTGATTTCGACCTATTCTATTCCAATTAATAACGTACTTGTGACAAAAACAGTTAAGGAGACAATGGCTATACTTGAAAAAGAACTTCCTGAGATACTCTATTTAGAATTGGATATGATACCAGCCGAACATTGGTCGTTAATTACAAGATATGTTAAAACTTTTTCACCGAAAATTATTACTGTCACAGCAGAAGCGACATTTGAACGGGCAAAACAGGCGATTGAGCTAGGTAGTGTTGATTTACTTGTTAAACCACTAGACCCAGTAAAAATTAAACAATGTCTTAAAATGGCATTGTCACTCGTTGTACAAAGAGAAACAATGGATGTCTTTTCCTCTAAGAAGGAAGAGGGGTATTCCTATCAATCAATATTTTTAGATCAAGAACAAAATAATGGGGAAATCGCGTTGATGCTCTTGCATACGGAAAATAGTAAAAAGCTTGCTGATTTACAACAATTTTTAACGTATTTCCCATTTAGTGAACCTCCGACGATCTTACCATTAACAGATATGGTTGTATGCTTATTTAAAAATCCACCCCAGCATATAAAAGAAGAAGCATGGAAGGTTTTGAGGGAATGGGAAGCTTTTAATATTGAACCTATTGCTGCGGTTATTATCCCACCTAATACTGAAATGAAATCTGTACATGACATGTATTTAGAAGCTAGAAGACTGTTAGAAATGACATTTTTTATCGGATATCGTCAAGTCATTTTACCAAAAGAAGAATACAAATCTTGGTATGAAATGGATCCGTTTTTAACCTCGGCTGAACAGCGGGAATGGGTGGAGATGTTAAATAGTTTTGATAAAAAGAAAATAAAAGAATGGATGCACCAAGAGTTTTTGAATATGGAAACGCCCTTTCCTAATCCGGAAAAGTTAAGGACAAGACTTACAAGTATTCTAGCCCAAGTAAGGCGGTTTATGAAAACGTACGAGCTTGAACAAGGTGAAATGGAAGAATATTATTTGAAAATATTTTCAGAGATTCTGTACAATCGTGTGCTATACAGAGTCGTCCAAGAAATGCTTTTATTCTTATATGAATTACTTGATCGTTCTAAGAATGGTGACGTCTTTTCGAAAAAAGATGTCGTTGAAAGAGGGCTCCTTTATATCGAGAAACATTATATTGATCCTGATTTAACATTAGAAAATGTGGCTGAAGCGGTTGGAAGAAGTACAGCCTATTACAGCCATTTGATCATGAAGAGGCAAGGAATGTCGTTTCGACAGCTATTAGCCAATAAACGTATTAACGAAGCAAAGCGACTCTTAAATTCAAGCGAGCTTTCAATTAAAGAAATAGCCAATCAAGTAGGTTTCCGTAATCCTAGTTATTTTACTAGACTTTTTAAAGAAATGACATCGATGTCTCCGCGTGACTATCGTTTACATATGAGGGAGGGAATGGAGTAG
- a CDS encoding BCCT family transporter yields the protein MSLEIEKKAPNVVGDKKQQTRLSVFLPAFLVVGGGAILGIVNNQLLTDISMNGFIGSLRGLGWLYQIISIAALIIVFLVTFSKLGNIRLGGSEAKPKYPFLAWFAMALTGGIATGVITYGVNEPIIYFGNIYGEMANTGVEPGTSMAAIYAMGRSFYNWTFIPYAMYSLSGLVVAYMYFNRKAPLSVTGTLTPLFGSKITKGVWPGIIDTLAVLAIALGLASSLGAGLALVGSGIETFYGIKQGPIVWFVLVVVITGLFTVSALKGMDKGIRRMADINAKVFYILLLALFIIGPTLYILQSSTAGMAQWLQNFWSWGLDPGIVGGEALVMWWTLYDWAIWIAYAPLMGIFLAVISYGRTIRQFMIINWILPAVFSILWFGVFGGTALHWQQNNTVDLVSTINESGAVAGLWAFLANMPFAVIIIPIVMIALILSFSTAADSMVRAIAMLCTVNIRYNEDPAKWKMLIWAISIAIIAFVMVAFAGGVQGVDGVKYLAALGGSAVLFVFVLQVCSAVKMFFIDKIEK from the coding sequence ATGTCATTGGAGATAGAAAAAAAGGCTCCTAATGTAGTCGGAGATAAAAAGCAACAAACACGTTTATCTGTATTTTTACCGGCTTTTCTAGTAGTTGGAGGCGGAGCCATTCTAGGAATTGTGAACAATCAATTGTTGACTGATATTTCAATGAATGGTTTTATAGGTTCTTTACGTGGACTTGGATGGCTTTATCAAATCATCTCAATTGCAGCACTCATCATTGTATTTTTGGTAACGTTTTCAAAGTTAGGTAACATTCGTTTGGGAGGATCAGAGGCAAAGCCTAAATATCCGTTTCTTGCTTGGTTTGCAATGGCTTTAACAGGTGGAATTGCCACGGGAGTCATTACTTATGGAGTAAATGAACCGATCATCTATTTTGGTAACATTTATGGAGAAATGGCCAATACAGGTGTTGAACCTGGTACTTCAATGGCTGCTATCTACGCTATGGGACGCTCTTTTTATAATTGGACTTTCATTCCTTATGCGATGTATTCATTGAGTGGGCTCGTGGTTGCTTATATGTATTTTAATCGTAAAGCACCATTGTCTGTAACAGGAACATTAACCCCACTGTTCGGTAGCAAAATTACAAAGGGGGTTTGGCCTGGGATTATCGACACATTAGCGGTGTTAGCAATCGCACTTGGCTTAGCATCTTCACTAGGAGCAGGTTTAGCATTAGTCGGATCGGGAATCGAGACGTTTTATGGTATTAAGCAGGGACCGATAGTGTGGTTCGTCCTAGTTGTTGTGATAACTGGATTGTTTACTGTTTCAGCGTTAAAAGGGATGGATAAAGGGATTCGTCGGATGGCAGATATTAATGCAAAGGTGTTTTATATCCTGCTACTTGCACTGTTCATTATTGGCCCTACTTTATATATTCTCCAATCGTCAACAGCAGGAATGGCTCAATGGCTACAAAACTTCTGGAGCTGGGGACTTGATCCAGGAATAGTCGGTGGAGAGGCTCTAGTGATGTGGTGGACGTTATATGATTGGGCGATTTGGATTGCCTATGCACCATTAATGGGAATATTCCTTGCGGTTATCTCTTACGGACGAACGATTCGCCAGTTTATGATAATCAACTGGATATTACCAGCTGTGTTCAGTATCTTATGGTTCGGTGTTTTTGGCGGAACAGCCCTACATTGGCAACAAAATAATACAGTTGACTTAGTGTCAACAATTAATGAAAGTGGAGCGGTTGCAGGTTTATGGGCGTTCTTAGCTAATATGCCATTTGCTGTCATCATTATTCCTATCGTGATGATTGCGTTAATCCTTTCATTTTCTACAGCGGCTGACTCAATGGTTCGTGCAATTGCCATGTTATGTACCGTAAATATTCGTTATAATGAAGATCCAGCAAAATGGAAAATGCTGATTTGGGCGATTTCTATTGCGATCATTGCCTTTGTGATGGTTGCTTTCGCAGGCGGAGTACAAGGCGTTGATGGTGTGAAATATTTGGCTGCCTTAGGTGGCTCAGCGGTTCTCTTCGTCTTTGTTTTACAAGTCTGTTCGGCAGTTAAAATGTTCTTTATTGATAAAATTGAAAAATGA